From a region of the Salvelinus alpinus chromosome 2, SLU_Salpinus.1, whole genome shotgun sequence genome:
- the LOC139551200 gene encoding E3 ubiquitin-protein ligase TRIM39-like, producing MVSPSSLLSEEQFQCAICLDVFTDPVSIPCGHNFCKACIKGYWDSTHLCQCPLCNKIFHRRPEPDVNRTLKEVAEHFKGLRVINREDSAAEPGEVVCDVCTGRKHKALKSCLVCLTSYCDTHLEHHQIAPALKRHQLIDPVKNLEDRVCKKHNKLLELFCRTDQTCVCQFCSETDHKAHNSIPLEEECDQRKAQLGKTEAKVKQMIQERLQKVKEIKHSVDLSKRHTEMDISGKVQVFTALVHSIETLKAELTGVVEQKQEAAERWGEGLIKELEQEITELKRISSELGQLPHTEDHLQFLQSSPSWCLPVKTKDWSEISVQSHLRMGYMKRAVSQLEDKLMSKVKRFYNEMENELRTLCEAKTKKIQQYTMDVSLDPDTAHPELMLSVDGKQVRCGDQSQTFLRNPKRFTYTYSVLGKEGFSSGKSYFEVQVKGMTEWDLGVATESINRQGWLPLSPEDGLWTFGLDTDNDYVPNDPKVPHHLKKKPQKVGVFVDYEEGRVSIYDVDATARSHICSFTGYKFTEKLYPYFNCGYPDGKRNAARLVISPVSHMTAPVRGV from the coding sequence ATGGTATCCCCCAGCAGTCTCCTGTCTGAAGAGCAGTTCCAGTGCGCTATCTGTCTGGATGTGTTTACTGACCCAGTCTCCATCCCGTGTGGACACAACTTCTGCAAGGCCTGTATCAAAGGATACTGGGATAGCACACATCTGTGCCAGTGTCCCCTGTGTAACAAAATATTCCACAGAAGACCTGAACCAGATGTCAACAGAACACTCAAAGAAGTTGCGGAACATTTTAAGGGACTGAGAGTGATAAACAGAGAGGATTCAGCTGCAGAGCCTGGAGAAGTGGTCTGTGATGTCTGCACTGGCAGGAAGCACAAGGCTCTGAAATCCTGCCTCGTTTGTCTGACCTCGTACTGTGACACTCATCTGGAGCATCATCAGATAGCCCCAGCCCTGAAGAGACACCAACTGATCGACCCTGTAAAGAACCTCGAAGACAGGGTATGTAAGAAGCACAACAAACTCCTCGAGCTGTTCTGTAGGACTGACCAGACATGTGTGTGTCAGTTCTGCTCTGAGACTGACCACAAGGCTCACAACAGCATACCTCTGGAAGAAGAATGTGACCAAAGGAAGGCTCAGCTTGGGAAGACAGAGGCAAAAGTGAAGCAGATGATTCAGGAGCGTCTGCAGAAGGTCAAGGAGATCAAACACTCCGTAGATCTCAGCAAGAGACACACTGAGATGGATATATCTGGCAAAGTGCAGGTTTTCACCGCTCTAGTTCACTCCATTGAGACACTTAAGGCTGAGCTCACTGGTGTGGTTGAGCAGAAGCAAGAAGCTGCAGAGAGGTGGGGTGAAGGTCTTATTAAAGAACTGGAGCAAGAAATCACTGAGCTGAAGAGGATAAGCTCTGAGCTGGGGCAGCTTCCACACACCGAGGACCATCTCCAATTCCTCCAGAGCTCCCCATCCTGGTGTCTCCCAGTAAAGACCAAGgactggtctgagatcagtgttCAAAGCCACCTGCGCATGGGGTACATGAAAAGAGCTGTATCTCAGCTGGAGGACAAACTGATGAGTAAGGTAAAGAGATTTTATAATGAGATGGAGAATGAGCTGAGGACGTTGTGTGAAGCTAAGACAAAGAAGATTCAGCAGTATACAATGGATGTGAGTCTGGACCCTGACACAGCACATCCTGAACTAATGCTGTCCGTGGATGGGAAACAAGTGAGGTGTGGGGACCAATCACAGACTTTCTTGAGGAACCCAAAGAGGTTTACTTATACATACAGTGTCCTGGGGAAGGAAGGGTTCTCCTCAGGGAAATCTTACTTTGAGGTACAGGTGAAGGGGATGACTGAATGGGATTTAGGAGTGGCCACAGAGTCGATCAATAGGCAGGGGTGGTTACCACTGAGCCCTGAGGATGGACTCTGGACTTTTGGCCTGGATACAGATAATGACTATGTGCCTAATGACCCCAAAGTACCCCACCACCTGAAAAAGAAGCCCCAGAAGGTGGGGGTGTTTGTGGATTATGAGGAGGGTCGGGTCTCCATTTATGATGTGGATGCCACAGCCAGATCTCACATCTGCTCTTTCACTGGCTACAAATTCACTGAGAAACTCTATCCATACTTCAACTGTGGGTATCCTGATGGTAAAAGAAACGCAGCCCGACTGGTCATCTCTCCTGTCAGTCACATGACTGCACCAGTGCGAGGGGTGTGA